In Tachysurus fulvidraco isolate hzauxx_2018 chromosome 9, HZAU_PFXX_2.0, whole genome shotgun sequence, the sequence AGTTAAATAAAGTGTAGACATGGTCTTGACATACTGTGTGATAGATTGATACCCTTGAAAATAATCCTCAAATAACAGTTTCAAGTCCGGCACTGCAACATTTTATTGACTTTGCTTTTTGAATCATTAGATCACATtgcaaaataaatgtaattacctGTTTACGCAGGCTGTCCAGCTCTACCTCAAGCCCTTGCAGGAAGCGGCGTCTCTCAGTCAGCTCATTCTGAGCAGATCGTAGAGCTTCATTACTCTCCTTCACTTCTGACTGCACTGTCTCCAtctgaaatacaaacaaaactgtGATCCTTTACCATGACAGAAGGAAAGATTTAtgtgtgtaacatttaggtTTAGATGACCATCATAAGGTTTATTCATTCCAACTAACCTTCTTTAGGTACCATATTTCAGCATCCTCCTTGTTTTTCCGAGCAATGCCCTCATATTGGGCCCTCAGTTCAGCTAAGACAGCTCCTAAATCTGGCCCCTGTGCCGCATCCACTTCTACATTCACCTGCTCATTGGTCAAACGGGCCTTCAGTGTGTTCATGTCCTACAAAAAGTGCCAAACATCAAGAGTATTTTAGTGGCATTATTTCTGTCCAAAATAGTGTACTTTATTAGTTAGCTCCAACTGTATTATCATCCTAATCATTTacacaaatacagtaaaataagaTTATAAGCTTTTAGCCAAGatgcaaaatataaaacaaaccaTGGACAATACTGTACACAGTAATGCTACAGTTAATGCCTTATGCAAAACTAAATATTAGGAACAATAATATTTACAACATATTATGGGAACCAGAGTGGTTTTTAATTTCTAGGACCTTCAACACTATGTAGTACTTAACATCTGTAAGAATGCAAACAGAGAAAGGGTAGATAATGTAGATAAATGtagacaaatgtaaatattgaaaTTTGAAAATACTTTATTCATTTGGAACCCAGAAGAAGCAAACTATAtggaaacttaaaaaaaaagctttgggAAAGAATTTCCCTCATTAAGCTGATTGTGAAAACGACAAGTTAAAAAAGACTGATCAGGAGTActgttataatgtaaaatattacacagaTTCAATTCGGTTGATTGCCACTGCATAATTCTATAATGGAATAAGCGAGCCTTCTGGTGTGCtatagagagatatagagatgaaatatatatagataggttaattaaacaataattaattttagtCAGATTTagaaaaaagttaattaaaaaagtgCATACaatcaaatgtatttaaattcattaaGTGTTGTGTAAAATGCTGCCATTTGATATTGCTGTATGTCTTTGCAAGAAGGATGAAGTGTGCAGCTGAGAGGGCACCACACCTCCTGTCTAAACACACCCACCCTTTAGGTCCAGAGTTTCATCTTattgtgcgtgtttgtttgtgtgtgtgtgtgtgtgtgtgtgtgtgtgtgagtgtacgtgtgtgtgtgtgtatgtgtgtgtgtgtgtgtgtgtgtgtgtctgtgtgtctgtgtgggtgtgtatttgtCACTCTAGCAGCACTGGTTACATTGGGTGTTCCCATTTACAGTAGACACCAACAGCTCTGCAGCtgtcacatgcacatgcacatgcacattcattacacacaaaccACTCACAATAGTATAACCGTTATCAAATTtaagaatgaacaaaaaatcAGTAGTAAacttgtatattgtatattatctTATACATTATAGGCATGTAAACTTTGTGGACTTTTCATAACAACTGTTTATTTTCATTACCTTAgttgtttataaaatattacctCTTCGTGGttcttcttcatgaaatacAGCTCCTCTTTTAGACTCTCCAGGTCTCCTCTGAGTGTTGTGATGATCTGGTCATGCTCTTGTTTAGCCCTGCGCAGAGCAACACAGTCCCTCTCCACTGACTGACACAAAGCAGCCTCTGACTCCCATCTACATGAAAGCaaacacatattacacacaaactcatCAACATTAATGAGAGTGCCTCTATTATTAGTTAATTACTCACTTAATCCGGAAGTCATCTGCAGCCAATTTAGCATTGTCAATTTCCAACATAATGCGTGCATTTTCTAGTGTCTTTTTCCTTACCTAAACAGCAAAGAAGCAAATTGTAATCATCTAAACACTAATCGATCTTCACTAGAACTGTAATTGTGAGTAAAGTAAAACATGGCCAAACCTCCTGCCTAATAGCATGTGCCTGAGCCATCATGCTTTCTATGTCATGACTTTTAGGCATCTTTTCCAGCATGATCTGCTTGATCTTCAGCTCCAGGTCAGCATTGGACTTCTCCAGTGATCGCACCTTGCTGAGATAGCTGGCCAGTCGATCATTGAGACCGTGCATCGTCTCTTTCTCACTGGTCCCATTTAAAGAAAGGTTGCTCAGGTTATTGAGGCCATTGCCCACAGACATGGAAcgggagagtgagagtgtggtCGCTGAAGAGAGCACCGGGGTTTTAGAGCGGCCCCGAACTCCGTCTCGCAAAGAGGAGCTTGAAAAAGAAGGTCGGCGAATTCCAGAGTATGTGTGCATGGAGATACTGGAGGTCATGATGGCAGTGATGGTGAAAAGATGGTGGCTATATCACTGTATGTCaggtaaaaaaaagtgaatatagCACGGTTAGGAGCGACATGAAAGACACATATTAAATCTATACTGCAGTAAAAATCTTTGACAACATACATCATGCAAATTACTCCATAGCTTGCATTCTGCAACCttttatatgcaaatataaatgccttgataaaaataaaaacttttgcaTGTACATAAAAATTAACATGGATTAACTATAATTAACTATTAAAAGTGGGGAAAAGGGTCAAAAGTCAATGGAGTACTTACACAGAGGCTTCCTAATAGTGAACACAATCTGTGTTTGATTTAGACCCTCTTGGATCAGGTGTCGTTTATATGACTATGGTTGCTCAGGTGTGGCAGGACATTTGTCCTAGAGCTCTTCCTTAATTCTGATTGGCTAGAATGCTCTGTGGATAGCCAACCAGGTTATTCCACAGCTTGCATGCTAGTTGCAGGCATGGAAAATGCAGGTAATGGAACACTAGGATAAACTCCAAAACATcttattatttatagaaaacaatTATTCATCTCTTCTCAGTGATTGAGTTAAAtccaaaaaacaaatacagaagaATTTGTTCCAACAAATAAGACGTTTAATCACAAGAACTGcaggctttttttaaaaaaataaataaataaaaaaaaaaaaataataataataataataataataataataaatgaatgaatgaatga encodes:
- the krt1-c5 gene encoding keratin, type 1, gene c5 isoform X2 encodes the protein MTSSISMHTYSGIRRPSFSSSSLRDGVRGRSKTPVLSSATTLSLSRSMSVGNGLNNLSNLSLNGTSEKETMHGLNDRLASYLSKVRSLEKSNADLELKIKQIMLEKMPKSHDIESMMAQAHAIRQEVRKKTLENARIMLEIDNAKLAADDFRIKWESEAALCQSVERDCVALRRAKQEHDQIITTLRGDLESLKEELYFMKKNHEEDMNTLKARLTNEQVNVEVDAAQGPDLGAVLAELRAQYEGIARKNKEDAEIWYLKKMETVQSEVKESNEALRSAQNELTERRRFLQGLEVELDSLRKQVSVLEENLGETTHKYSIEMEHNQGTLMQQEEELSQLRLDMQRTKTDYEQLLRVKQNLELEIATYRRLLEGEEMVKETPAPKIPEVKTRKIVKVVTQTMVNGKVVEESSEVEQFEERNK
- the krt1-c5 gene encoding keratin, type 1, gene c5 isoform X1, with the translated sequence MTSSISMHTYSGIRRPSFSSSSLRDGVRGRSKTPVLSSATTLSLSRSMSVGNGLNNLSNLSLNGTSEKETMHGLNDRLASYLSKVRSLEKSNADLELKIKQIMLEKMPKSHDIESMMAQAHAIRQEVRKKTLENARIMLEIDNAKLAADDFRIKWESEAALCQSVERDCVALRRAKQEHDQIITTLRGDLESLKEELYFMKKNHEEDMNTLKARLTNEQVNVEVDAAQGPDLGAVLAELRAQYEGIARKNKEDAEIWYLKKMETVQSEVKESNEALRSAQNELTERRRFLQGLEVELDSLRKQVSVLEENLGETTHKYSIEMEHNQGTLMQQEEELSQLRLDMQRTKTDYEQLLRVKQNLELEIATYRRLLEGEEMVKETPAPKKVPEVKTRKIVKVVTQTMVNGKVVEESSEVEQFEERNK